One window of the Ammospiza nelsoni isolate bAmmNel1 chromosome 17, bAmmNel1.pri, whole genome shotgun sequence genome contains the following:
- the COPS3 gene encoding COP9 signalosome complex subunit 3 isoform X2 — MGLCGPACHLPKERPGQMTQLCELINKSGELLAKNLSHLDTVLGALDVQEHSLGVLAVLFVKFSMPSIPDFETLFSQVQLFISTCNGEHIRYATDTFAGLCHQLTNALVERKQPLRGISILRQAIDKMQMNTNQLTSIHADLCQLCLLAKCFKPALPYLDVDMMDICKENGAYDAKHFLCYYYYGGMIYTGLKNFERALYFYEQAITTPAMAVSHIMLESYKKYILVSLILLGKVQQLPKYTSQIVGRFIKPLSNAYHELAQVYSTNKPSELRNLVNKHSETFTRDNNMGLVKQCLSSLYKKNIQRLTKTFLTLSLQDMASRVQLSGPQEAEKYVLHMIEDGEIFASINQKDGMVCFHDNPEKYNNPAMLHNIDQEMLKCIELDERLKAMDQEITVNPQFVQKSMGSQEDDSGTKPSSYS, encoded by the exons ATGGGACTGTGCGGCCCTGCCTGTCACCTCCCCAAGGAACGGCCAG ggcAAATGACCCAGCTTTGTGAACTGATCAATAAAAGTGGAGAGCTGCTAGCAAAAAACCTTTCCCATCTGGATACAGTGCTCGGTGCCCTGGATGTACAGGAACACTCCCTAGGTGTTCTTGCTGTCTT GTTTGTGAAGTTTTCTATGCCCAGCATCCCTGACTTCGAAACGTTATTCTCACAGGTGCAGCTTTTTATCAGCACTTGCAATGGAGAACACATTAGATATGCAACAGACACTT TTGCTGGCCTGTGCCACCAGTTAACAAATGCCCTTGTGGAGAGAAAACAG CCCCTGCGAGGAATTAGCATTCTCAGACAAGCCATAGACAAGATGCAGATGAACACAAACCAGCTGACCTCAATACATGCAGATCTCTGCCAG cTCTGTTTGTTAGCAAAATGCTTTAAACCTGCCCTCCCGTATCTAGATGTGGACATGATGGATATTTGTAAAGAGAATGGGGCATATGATGCGAAGCACTTTTTATGTTACTACTACTATGGTGGGATGATATACACTGGGCTAAAGAACTTTGAAAGAGCACTCTACTTTTATGAACAG GCAATAACTACTCCAGCCATGGCAGTCAGTCATATTATGTTGGAATCATATAAAAAGTATATCCTAGTTTCTTTGATACTACTTGGTAAAGTTCAGCAGTTACCAAAATACACTTCCCAGATAGTTGGTAGATTCATTAAG CCTCTTAGCAATGCTTACCATGAATTAGCACAAGTTTATTCAACCAATAAACCCTCGGAGCTTCGAAATCTGGTGAACAAACACAGTGAAACTTTCACAAGAGATAACAATATGGGGCTGGTTAAGCAATGCTTGTCATCTCTCTACAAAAAGAATATTCAGAGGCTAACCAAG ACGTTTTTAACATTGTCATTACAAGACATGGCAAGTCGAGTGCAGCTGTCGGGGCcccaagaagcagaaaaatacGTCCTCCACATG ATAGAAGATGGTGAAATCTTTGCAAGTATTAATCAGAAAGATGGTATGGTCTGTTTCCATGATAATCCTGAAAAATATAACAATCCAGCTATGCTTCATAACATTGATCAGGAG atgcTGAAATGTATAGAGCTTGATGAACGACTGAAAGCCATGGATCAAGAGATCACTGTGAACCCTCAGTTTGTGCAGAAG AGTATGGGCTCTCAAGAAGATGACTCAGGGACCAAACCATCCAGTTATTCTTGA
- the COPS3 gene encoding COP9 signalosome complex subunit 3 isoform X3: protein MASALEQFVNSVRQLSAQGQMTQLCELINKSGELLAKNLSHLDTVLGALDVQEHSLGVLAVLFVKFSMPSIPDFETLFSQVQLFISTCNGEHIRYATDTFAGLCHQLTNALVERKQPLRGISILRQAIDKMQMNTNQLTSIHADLCQLCLLAKCFKPALPYLDVDMMDICKENGAYDAKHFLCYYYYGGMIYTGLKNFERALYFYEQPLSNAYHELAQVYSTNKPSELRNLVNKHSETFTRDNNMGLVKQCLSSLYKKNIQRLTKTFLTLSLQDMASRVQLSGPQEAEKYVLHMIEDGEIFASINQKDGMVCFHDNPEKYNNPAMLHNIDQEMLKCIELDERLKAMDQEITVNPQFVQKSMGSQEDDSGTKPSSYS from the exons ATGGCGTCGGCCCTGGAGCAGTTCGTCAACAGCGTCCGGCAGCTCTCGGCCCAGG ggcAAATGACCCAGCTTTGTGAACTGATCAATAAAAGTGGAGAGCTGCTAGCAAAAAACCTTTCCCATCTGGATACAGTGCTCGGTGCCCTGGATGTACAGGAACACTCCCTAGGTGTTCTTGCTGTCTT GTTTGTGAAGTTTTCTATGCCCAGCATCCCTGACTTCGAAACGTTATTCTCACAGGTGCAGCTTTTTATCAGCACTTGCAATGGAGAACACATTAGATATGCAACAGACACTT TTGCTGGCCTGTGCCACCAGTTAACAAATGCCCTTGTGGAGAGAAAACAG CCCCTGCGAGGAATTAGCATTCTCAGACAAGCCATAGACAAGATGCAGATGAACACAAACCAGCTGACCTCAATACATGCAGATCTCTGCCAG cTCTGTTTGTTAGCAAAATGCTTTAAACCTGCCCTCCCGTATCTAGATGTGGACATGATGGATATTTGTAAAGAGAATGGGGCATATGATGCGAAGCACTTTTTATGTTACTACTACTATGGTGGGATGATATACACTGGGCTAAAGAACTTTGAAAGAGCACTCTACTTTTATGAACAG CCTCTTAGCAATGCTTACCATGAATTAGCACAAGTTTATTCAACCAATAAACCCTCGGAGCTTCGAAATCTGGTGAACAAACACAGTGAAACTTTCACAAGAGATAACAATATGGGGCTGGTTAAGCAATGCTTGTCATCTCTCTACAAAAAGAATATTCAGAGGCTAACCAAG ACGTTTTTAACATTGTCATTACAAGACATGGCAAGTCGAGTGCAGCTGTCGGGGCcccaagaagcagaaaaatacGTCCTCCACATG ATAGAAGATGGTGAAATCTTTGCAAGTATTAATCAGAAAGATGGTATGGTCTGTTTCCATGATAATCCTGAAAAATATAACAATCCAGCTATGCTTCATAACATTGATCAGGAG atgcTGAAATGTATAGAGCTTGATGAACGACTGAAAGCCATGGATCAAGAGATCACTGTGAACCCTCAGTTTGTGCAGAAG AGTATGGGCTCTCAAGAAGATGACTCAGGGACCAAACCATCCAGTTATTCTTGA
- the COPS3 gene encoding COP9 signalosome complex subunit 3 isoform X1: MASALEQFVNSVRQLSAQGQMTQLCELINKSGELLAKNLSHLDTVLGALDVQEHSLGVLAVLFVKFSMPSIPDFETLFSQVQLFISTCNGEHIRYATDTFAGLCHQLTNALVERKQPLRGISILRQAIDKMQMNTNQLTSIHADLCQLCLLAKCFKPALPYLDVDMMDICKENGAYDAKHFLCYYYYGGMIYTGLKNFERALYFYEQAITTPAMAVSHIMLESYKKYILVSLILLGKVQQLPKYTSQIVGRFIKPLSNAYHELAQVYSTNKPSELRNLVNKHSETFTRDNNMGLVKQCLSSLYKKNIQRLTKTFLTLSLQDMASRVQLSGPQEAEKYVLHMIEDGEIFASINQKDGMVCFHDNPEKYNNPAMLHNIDQEMLKCIELDERLKAMDQEITVNPQFVQKSMGSQEDDSGTKPSSYS, from the exons ATGGCGTCGGCCCTGGAGCAGTTCGTCAACAGCGTCCGGCAGCTCTCGGCCCAGG ggcAAATGACCCAGCTTTGTGAACTGATCAATAAAAGTGGAGAGCTGCTAGCAAAAAACCTTTCCCATCTGGATACAGTGCTCGGTGCCCTGGATGTACAGGAACACTCCCTAGGTGTTCTTGCTGTCTT GTTTGTGAAGTTTTCTATGCCCAGCATCCCTGACTTCGAAACGTTATTCTCACAGGTGCAGCTTTTTATCAGCACTTGCAATGGAGAACACATTAGATATGCAACAGACACTT TTGCTGGCCTGTGCCACCAGTTAACAAATGCCCTTGTGGAGAGAAAACAG CCCCTGCGAGGAATTAGCATTCTCAGACAAGCCATAGACAAGATGCAGATGAACACAAACCAGCTGACCTCAATACATGCAGATCTCTGCCAG cTCTGTTTGTTAGCAAAATGCTTTAAACCTGCCCTCCCGTATCTAGATGTGGACATGATGGATATTTGTAAAGAGAATGGGGCATATGATGCGAAGCACTTTTTATGTTACTACTACTATGGTGGGATGATATACACTGGGCTAAAGAACTTTGAAAGAGCACTCTACTTTTATGAACAG GCAATAACTACTCCAGCCATGGCAGTCAGTCATATTATGTTGGAATCATATAAAAAGTATATCCTAGTTTCTTTGATACTACTTGGTAAAGTTCAGCAGTTACCAAAATACACTTCCCAGATAGTTGGTAGATTCATTAAG CCTCTTAGCAATGCTTACCATGAATTAGCACAAGTTTATTCAACCAATAAACCCTCGGAGCTTCGAAATCTGGTGAACAAACACAGTGAAACTTTCACAAGAGATAACAATATGGGGCTGGTTAAGCAATGCTTGTCATCTCTCTACAAAAAGAATATTCAGAGGCTAACCAAG ACGTTTTTAACATTGTCATTACAAGACATGGCAAGTCGAGTGCAGCTGTCGGGGCcccaagaagcagaaaaatacGTCCTCCACATG ATAGAAGATGGTGAAATCTTTGCAAGTATTAATCAGAAAGATGGTATGGTCTGTTTCCATGATAATCCTGAAAAATATAACAATCCAGCTATGCTTCATAACATTGATCAGGAG atgcTGAAATGTATAGAGCTTGATGAACGACTGAAAGCCATGGATCAAGAGATCACTGTGAACCCTCAGTTTGTGCAGAAG AGTATGGGCTCTCAAGAAGATGACTCAGGGACCAAACCATCCAGTTATTCTTGA
- the COPS3 gene encoding COP9 signalosome complex subunit 3 isoform X4, with protein sequence MASALEQFVNSVRQLSAQGQMTQLCELINKSGELLAKNLSHLDTVLGALDVQEHSLGVLAVLFVKFSMPSIPDFETLFSQVQLFISTCNGEHIRYATDTFAGLCHQLTNALVERKQPLRGISILRQAIDKMQMNTNQLTSIHADLCQPLSNAYHELAQVYSTNKPSELRNLVNKHSETFTRDNNMGLVKQCLSSLYKKNIQRLTKTFLTLSLQDMASRVQLSGPQEAEKYVLHMIEDGEIFASINQKDGMVCFHDNPEKYNNPAMLHNIDQEMLKCIELDERLKAMDQEITVNPQFVQKSMGSQEDDSGTKPSSYS encoded by the exons ATGGCGTCGGCCCTGGAGCAGTTCGTCAACAGCGTCCGGCAGCTCTCGGCCCAGG ggcAAATGACCCAGCTTTGTGAACTGATCAATAAAAGTGGAGAGCTGCTAGCAAAAAACCTTTCCCATCTGGATACAGTGCTCGGTGCCCTGGATGTACAGGAACACTCCCTAGGTGTTCTTGCTGTCTT GTTTGTGAAGTTTTCTATGCCCAGCATCCCTGACTTCGAAACGTTATTCTCACAGGTGCAGCTTTTTATCAGCACTTGCAATGGAGAACACATTAGATATGCAACAGACACTT TTGCTGGCCTGTGCCACCAGTTAACAAATGCCCTTGTGGAGAGAAAACAG CCCCTGCGAGGAATTAGCATTCTCAGACAAGCCATAGACAAGATGCAGATGAACACAAACCAGCTGACCTCAATACATGCAGATCTCTGCCAG CCTCTTAGCAATGCTTACCATGAATTAGCACAAGTTTATTCAACCAATAAACCCTCGGAGCTTCGAAATCTGGTGAACAAACACAGTGAAACTTTCACAAGAGATAACAATATGGGGCTGGTTAAGCAATGCTTGTCATCTCTCTACAAAAAGAATATTCAGAGGCTAACCAAG ACGTTTTTAACATTGTCATTACAAGACATGGCAAGTCGAGTGCAGCTGTCGGGGCcccaagaagcagaaaaatacGTCCTCCACATG ATAGAAGATGGTGAAATCTTTGCAAGTATTAATCAGAAAGATGGTATGGTCTGTTTCCATGATAATCCTGAAAAATATAACAATCCAGCTATGCTTCATAACATTGATCAGGAG atgcTGAAATGTATAGAGCTTGATGAACGACTGAAAGCCATGGATCAAGAGATCACTGTGAACCCTCAGTTTGTGCAGAAG AGTATGGGCTCTCAAGAAGATGACTCAGGGACCAAACCATCCAGTTATTCTTGA
- the PLD6 gene encoding mitochondrial cardiolipin hydrolase gives GALAAAAVTAVALAVAAWRRARPVREVLFFPSPPCCIEALLAEAAEPGAPARPCPCPLPSGDTALSRLVRRLLSARRSLDLCLFSFSCPQLARAVQLLHRRGVRIRLVTDAQYMGLHGSQIGRLRHAGIQVRHDQHSGYMHHKFAIVDRRMLITGSLNWTTQAIQSNRENVLVVEDAEYVKAFQEEFERIWEEYNPANYRFFSERQ, from the exons ggggcgctggcggcggcggccgTGACCGCGGTGGCGCTGGCGGTGGCGGCCTggcggcgggcccggcccgTGCGGGAGGTGCTGTTCTTCCCCTCGCCGCCCTGCTGCATCGAGGCGCTGCTGGCCGAGGCTGCCGAGCCCGGCGCGcccgcccggccctgcccgtGCCCGCTGCCCAGCGGCGACACCGCCCTGAGCCGCCTGGTGCGCCGCCTCCTCTCCGCCCGCCGCTCGCTCGACCTCTgcctcttctccttctcctgcccgCAGCTCGCCCGGGCCGTGCAGCTCCTGCACCGCCGCGGGGTCCGCATCCGCCTGGTGACGGACGCGCAGTACATGGGGCTGCACGGCTCCCAGATCGGCCGCCTGCGCCACGCGG ggatccAGGTGCGCCACGACCAGCACAGCGGCTACATGCACCACAAGTTCGCCATCGTGGACCGCAGGATGCTCATCACAGGCTCCCTCAACTGGACCACCCAGGCCATCCAGAGCAACCGCGAGAACGTGCTGGTGGTGGAGGACGCCGAGTACGTGAAGGCTTTCCAGGAGGAGTTTGAAAGGATTTGGGAAGAGTACAATCCTGCCAattacaggtttttttctgaaaggcaGTAA
- the COPS3 gene encoding COP9 signalosome complex subunit 3 isoform X6 translates to MASALEQFVNSVRQLSAQGQMTQLCELINKSGELLAKNLSHLDTVLGALDVQEHSLGVLAVLFVKFSMPSIPDFETLFSQVQLFISTCNGEHIRYATDTFAGLCHQLTNALVERKQPLSNAYHELAQVYSTNKPSELRNLVNKHSETFTRDNNMGLVKQCLSSLYKKNIQRLTKTFLTLSLQDMASRVQLSGPQEAEKYVLHMIEDGEIFASINQKDGMVCFHDNPEKYNNPAMLHNIDQEMLKCIELDERLKAMDQEITVNPQFVQKSMGSQEDDSGTKPSSYS, encoded by the exons ATGGCGTCGGCCCTGGAGCAGTTCGTCAACAGCGTCCGGCAGCTCTCGGCCCAGG ggcAAATGACCCAGCTTTGTGAACTGATCAATAAAAGTGGAGAGCTGCTAGCAAAAAACCTTTCCCATCTGGATACAGTGCTCGGTGCCCTGGATGTACAGGAACACTCCCTAGGTGTTCTTGCTGTCTT GTTTGTGAAGTTTTCTATGCCCAGCATCCCTGACTTCGAAACGTTATTCTCACAGGTGCAGCTTTTTATCAGCACTTGCAATGGAGAACACATTAGATATGCAACAGACACTT TTGCTGGCCTGTGCCACCAGTTAACAAATGCCCTTGTGGAGAGAAAACAG CCTCTTAGCAATGCTTACCATGAATTAGCACAAGTTTATTCAACCAATAAACCCTCGGAGCTTCGAAATCTGGTGAACAAACACAGTGAAACTTTCACAAGAGATAACAATATGGGGCTGGTTAAGCAATGCTTGTCATCTCTCTACAAAAAGAATATTCAGAGGCTAACCAAG ACGTTTTTAACATTGTCATTACAAGACATGGCAAGTCGAGTGCAGCTGTCGGGGCcccaagaagcagaaaaatacGTCCTCCACATG ATAGAAGATGGTGAAATCTTTGCAAGTATTAATCAGAAAGATGGTATGGTCTGTTTCCATGATAATCCTGAAAAATATAACAATCCAGCTATGCTTCATAACATTGATCAGGAG atgcTGAAATGTATAGAGCTTGATGAACGACTGAAAGCCATGGATCAAGAGATCACTGTGAACCCTCAGTTTGTGCAGAAG AGTATGGGCTCTCAAGAAGATGACTCAGGGACCAAACCATCCAGTTATTCTTGA
- the COPS3 gene encoding COP9 signalosome complex subunit 3 isoform X5 produces MQMNTNQLTSIHADLCQLCLLAKCFKPALPYLDVDMMDICKENGAYDAKHFLCYYYYGGMIYTGLKNFERALYFYEQAITTPAMAVSHIMLESYKKYILVSLILLGKVQQLPKYTSQIVGRFIKPLSNAYHELAQVYSTNKPSELRNLVNKHSETFTRDNNMGLVKQCLSSLYKKNIQRLTKTFLTLSLQDMASRVQLSGPQEAEKYVLHMIEDGEIFASINQKDGMVCFHDNPEKYNNPAMLHNIDQEMLKCIELDERLKAMDQEITVNPQFVQKSMGSQEDDSGTKPSSYS; encoded by the exons ATGCAGATGAACACAAACCAGCTGACCTCAATACATGCAGATCTCTGCCAG cTCTGTTTGTTAGCAAAATGCTTTAAACCTGCCCTCCCGTATCTAGATGTGGACATGATGGATATTTGTAAAGAGAATGGGGCATATGATGCGAAGCACTTTTTATGTTACTACTACTATGGTGGGATGATATACACTGGGCTAAAGAACTTTGAAAGAGCACTCTACTTTTATGAACAG GCAATAACTACTCCAGCCATGGCAGTCAGTCATATTATGTTGGAATCATATAAAAAGTATATCCTAGTTTCTTTGATACTACTTGGTAAAGTTCAGCAGTTACCAAAATACACTTCCCAGATAGTTGGTAGATTCATTAAG CCTCTTAGCAATGCTTACCATGAATTAGCACAAGTTTATTCAACCAATAAACCCTCGGAGCTTCGAAATCTGGTGAACAAACACAGTGAAACTTTCACAAGAGATAACAATATGGGGCTGGTTAAGCAATGCTTGTCATCTCTCTACAAAAAGAATATTCAGAGGCTAACCAAG ACGTTTTTAACATTGTCATTACAAGACATGGCAAGTCGAGTGCAGCTGTCGGGGCcccaagaagcagaaaaatacGTCCTCCACATG ATAGAAGATGGTGAAATCTTTGCAAGTATTAATCAGAAAGATGGTATGGTCTGTTTCCATGATAATCCTGAAAAATATAACAATCCAGCTATGCTTCATAACATTGATCAGGAG atgcTGAAATGTATAGAGCTTGATGAACGACTGAAAGCCATGGATCAAGAGATCACTGTGAACCCTCAGTTTGTGCAGAAG AGTATGGGCTCTCAAGAAGATGACTCAGGGACCAAACCATCCAGTTATTCTTGA
- the COPS3 gene encoding COP9 signalosome complex subunit 3 isoform X7 gives MASALEQFVNSVRQLSAQGQMTQLCELINKSGELLAKNLSHLDTVLGALDVQEHSLGVLAVLFVKFSMPSIPDFETLFSQVQLFISTCNGEHIRYATDTFAGLCHQLTNALVERKQPLRGISILRQAIDKMQMNTNQLTSIHADLCQTFLTLSLQDMASRVQLSGPQEAEKYVLHMIEDGEIFASINQKDGMVCFHDNPEKYNNPAMLHNIDQEMLKCIELDERLKAMDQEITVNPQFVQKSMGSQEDDSGTKPSSYS, from the exons ATGGCGTCGGCCCTGGAGCAGTTCGTCAACAGCGTCCGGCAGCTCTCGGCCCAGG ggcAAATGACCCAGCTTTGTGAACTGATCAATAAAAGTGGAGAGCTGCTAGCAAAAAACCTTTCCCATCTGGATACAGTGCTCGGTGCCCTGGATGTACAGGAACACTCCCTAGGTGTTCTTGCTGTCTT GTTTGTGAAGTTTTCTATGCCCAGCATCCCTGACTTCGAAACGTTATTCTCACAGGTGCAGCTTTTTATCAGCACTTGCAATGGAGAACACATTAGATATGCAACAGACACTT TTGCTGGCCTGTGCCACCAGTTAACAAATGCCCTTGTGGAGAGAAAACAG CCCCTGCGAGGAATTAGCATTCTCAGACAAGCCATAGACAAGATGCAGATGAACACAAACCAGCTGACCTCAATACATGCAGATCTCTGCCAG ACGTTTTTAACATTGTCATTACAAGACATGGCAAGTCGAGTGCAGCTGTCGGGGCcccaagaagcagaaaaatacGTCCTCCACATG ATAGAAGATGGTGAAATCTTTGCAAGTATTAATCAGAAAGATGGTATGGTCTGTTTCCATGATAATCCTGAAAAATATAACAATCCAGCTATGCTTCATAACATTGATCAGGAG atgcTGAAATGTATAGAGCTTGATGAACGACTGAAAGCCATGGATCAAGAGATCACTGTGAACCCTCAGTTTGTGCAGAAG AGTATGGGCTCTCAAGAAGATGACTCAGGGACCAAACCATCCAGTTATTCTTGA
- the FLCN gene encoding folliculin, with protein sequence MNAIVALCHFCELHGPRTLFCTEVLHSPLPQGAGSGDISGQNEQAEEEEGGIQMSSRIRSHSPAEGASADSSSPGPKKSDMCEGCRSLAGGHPGYVSHDKETSIKYVSHQHPNHPQLFSIVRQACVRSLSCEVCPGREGPIFFGDEQHGFVFSHTFFIKDSLARGFQRWYSIITIMMDRIYLINSWPFLLGKIRGIIDELQGKALKVFEAEQFGCPQRAQRMNTAFTPFLHQRNGNAARSLTSLTNDENLWACLHTSFAWLLKACGSRLTEKLLEGAPTEDTLVQMEKLADLKEESEGWDGSEEEEKPSSQPDVVEGQELSKSSPETSLVPDCNSWNVAHRRLSVFRSLRHMRQVLGASAFRMLAWHVLMGNQVIWKAQDVDLVQSAFDVLRTMLPIGCVRIIPYSEQYEEAYRCNFLGLGPHVQIPPHILASEFAVIVEVRAASRSSLYPTLFDDEQSLNKYEFLVTSGSPVAADRVGPTILNKIEAALTNQNLSVDVVDQCLVCLKEEWMNKVKVLFKFTKVDSRPKEDTQKLLSILGAAEEDNVKLLKFWMTGLSKTYKSHLMSTVRSPTSSECRN encoded by the exons ATGAACGCCATCGTGGCCCTGTGCCATTTCTGCGAGCTGCACGGCCCCCGCACGCTGTTCTGCACCGAGGTGCTGCACTCGCCGCTCCCGCAGGGCGCCGGCAGCGGGGACATCTCCGGGCAGAACGAGCAGGccgaggaggaggaaggggggatTCAGATGAGCAGCAGGATCCGCTCGCACAGCCCGGCCGAAGGCGCCAGCGCCgactccagcagccctggcccaAAGAAATCTGACATGTGTGAG GGCTGCCGCTCCCTTGCAGGAGGACACCCAGGGTACGTCAGCCACGACAAGGAGACCTCCATCAAGTACGTCAGCCACCAGcacccaaaccatccccagCTGTTCAGCATCGTGCGCCAGGCCTGCGTGCGCAGCCTCAGCTGTGAG GTCTGCCCAGGACGTGAAGGCCCTATTTTTTTTGGAGATGAGCAACATGGTTTTGTGTTCAGCCACACCTTCTTTATCAAAGACAGCCTGGCCCGAGGTTTCCAGCGCTGGTACAGCATCATCACCATCATGATGGACCGGATTTACCTCATCAACTCCTGGCCTTTCTTGCTGGGAAAAATCAGAGGCATCATTGATGAGCTGCAGGGCAAAGCACTGAAG gtgttTGAAGCAGAGCAGTTTGGGTGTCCCCAGCGTGCCCAGCGCATGAACACGGCCTTCACCCCCTTCCTGCACCAGCGCAACGGCAACGCCGCGCGCTCCCTGACCTCGCTGACCAACGACGAGAACCTCTGGGCCTGCCTGCACACCTCCTTTGCCTG GCTGCTGAAGGCTTGTGGTAGCCGGCTTACAGAGAAGCTTCTGGAGGGAGCACCCACAGAAGACACCCTGGTTCAGATGGAAAAACTTGCAG atcTGAAAGAAGAGTCAGAGGGCTGGGACGGTtctgaggaagaagagaagcCTTCTTCCCAGCCAGATGTTGtggaagggcaggagctgtCCAAAAGCTCCCCTGAAACCTCTCTGGTGCCAGATTGCAACAGCTGGAACGTGGCTCACAGGAGGTTGTCAGTGTTCCGTTCTCTCAGGCACATGAGACAG GTTCTCGGGGCATCAGCATTCCGAATGCTGGCTTGGCATGTTCTGATGGGGAACCAGGTCATCTGGAAAGCTCAGGATGTGGATCTTGTCCAGTCTGCCTTTGATGTCCTACGG ACGATGCTGCCCATCGGGTGCGTGCGGATCATCCCCTACAGCGAGCAGTACGAGGAGGCCTATCGCTGCAACTTCCTGGGCCTGGGCCCGCACGTCCAGATCCCTCCCCACATCCTGGCATCTG AGTTTGCAGTCATTGTGGAAGTCCGTGCTGCCTCCCGCTCCAGCCTCTACCCAACCCTGTTTGATGATGAGCAGTCCCTCAACAAGTACGAGTTCCTTGTCACCAGTGGGAGCCCCGTGGCAGCAGATCGAG ttGGCCCAACAATCTTGAACAAGATCGAAGCTGCCCTGACCAACCAGAACCTCTCAGTGGACGTTGTGGATCAGTGCCTTGTGTGCCTGAAGGAGGAGTGGATGAA TAAAGTGAAAGTCCTCTTTAAGTTCACTAAAGTGGACAGCAGACCCAAGGAGGACACCCAAAAGCTGCTGAGcatcctgggagctgcagaggaggacaATGTCAAACTCCTCAAGTTCTGGATGACCGGCCTGAGCAAGACCTACAAGTCGCACCTGATGTCGACAGTTCGCAGCCCGACGTCCTCAGAGTGCCGGAATTGA